TATCCGCTAGATCACCTAGAACAAAGTCTCCCCACTTCACAAACTCTCTATGACCATAAACTAGATTATCAAAAACAACCGTTTTGTATCCTTTCTTATTGAGAAGTTTATTCACATGAGAACCTATATACCCCGCACCACCAACAACTAACACAACCATGCGCTAAAATATAACTAATCAAAAAATCAGATCACAAGTATTACAAGACAATCAGCATCCAGCGTTAAGCGAAATCTTGGAACTAACAAACACTATCTAGGACCAAACGAAACTCTGAATTTGTTGAAGATAAATTTTTAATCTCACTTATGATGGTAGAAATACAACAAGTAAAGTCATAACTTGATAATTTTCATCTTCCATCAATAGATTGTTTAGAATTTGTGTATATGATGATAACATTATGAGCAATTTCATAACGAACAGCAAAGAAAAGACTTTAAAACAACGCATACATACACTCATAAGCGAAAGCAAAGAGTTAAAGTTTATAGTTGGATTTTTCTACTTTTCCGGCATTCAGGAAATCTATAAGGAACTTAAAAAACTTTACGATGAAGGCAAGCTAAAAGAAGAGCACTTGAAGATACTAGTAGGTCTTGATATAGACAAAAATGCTTACGGAATCTACGAAGTCGCAAAGTTAGAAAAACTATTCAACATTAATTCTGCTAAAGAAGATTTTATAAAATCTCTAAAAATTGCTTTCACATCTGGAGACCTGGATAGAAAGGAAATATACGAACAGATAGACTTCTTCATTAAACTTCTTTCAGAACGCAAACTCGTAATAAGAAAAACAAAGGAACCAAATCATGCGAAGTTATACCTATTCAAACTGAATAACAATATTATACCAAACTTATTCATTACAGGTAGTAGTAATCTCACTAAAGCAGGACTTGAGTCACAAAATGAGTTTAATGTTGAAATAAAAGATTACGGATTTGAAGAAGCAGAGAAGTATTTTGATAGTCTTTGGGAATCATCTATCCAACTTTCTCAAGAAGATGTTGTTAAAACCCTTGAGAATGAGACATTTATTAGAAAAATAACCCCTCTAACCGCTTATGCTTACCTTCTGAAATTATACCGTGATTTACACAAAGGCGAAAGTTCAAGTATAAAGTTATA
This sequence is a window from Spirochaetota bacterium. Protein-coding genes within it:
- a CDS encoding phospholipase D-like domain-containing protein; this encodes MSNFITNSKEKTLKQRIHTLISESKELKFIVGFFYFSGIQEIYKELKKLYDEGKLKEEHLKILVGLDIDKNAYGIYEVAKLEKLFNINSAKEDFIKSLKIAFTSGDLDRKEIYEQIDFFIKLLSERKLVIRKTKEPNHAKLYLFKLNNNIIPNLFITGSSNLTKAGLESQNEFNVEIKDYGFEEAEKYFDSLWESSIQLSQEDVVKTLENETFIRKITPLTAYAYLLKLYRDLHKGESSSIKLYKPIEEAGYKTYNYQLDAVYQALENCKTHGGTIIADVVGLGKTVVACATAKVIGKRGIVICPPHLIGDENRKSGWRKYLADFSLRDWEVRSIGKLEETFEFVKNNEDIEIV